A portion of the Staphylococcus felis genome contains these proteins:
- the ymfI gene encoding elongation factor P 5-aminopentanone reductase translates to MAKALVVGGSGTIGRAITQDLLSYGYEVIITYYQTPIETLQTLYENQPVQFIKMDASCVIDLNETFQHIQNIDVLVYASGKSHFSLLQDVKDDDIHEAYMIHVFNLIKVTQYFISQLMASEAGRIIVISSIWGEMGASMESIYSTMKAAQIGFVKALSQELVKTNVTINAIAPGAVEGAMTNALATEDYHTLLEALPQNRLIQPNEIAHVTRYLLSKQAKSITGTVQRINGGWYL, encoded by the coding sequence GTGGCAAAAGCTCTTGTAGTTGGTGGTTCGGGAACGATAGGTCGTGCGATTACGCAGGACCTTCTTTCTTATGGATATGAAGTGATTATAACCTATTATCAAACGCCTATTGAAACATTGCAGACCCTTTATGAAAACCAGCCCGTTCAATTTATCAAAATGGATGCCTCATGTGTTATTGATTTAAATGAAACATTTCAACATATTCAAAATATTGATGTATTAGTTTATGCGAGTGGTAAAAGTCATTTTAGTTTACTTCAAGATGTTAAAGATGATGATATACATGAAGCATATATGATTCATGTCTTTAATTTGATTAAAGTAACACAATATTTTATTTCGCAATTAATGGCAAGTGAAGCGGGTCGTATCATTGTAATTTCATCTATATGGGGTGAGATGGGAGCTAGTATGGAGTCGATTTATTCAACTATGAAGGCGGCGCAAATTGGTTTTGTTAAAGCACTGAGTCAAGAACTTGTTAAAACAAATGTAACGATAAATGCTATTGCGCCTGGTGCTGTAGAAGGGGCAATGACCAATGCTTTAGCTACAGAGGATTACCATACATTATTAGAGGCGTTACCACAAAATAGACTCATACAGCCAAATGAAATTGCACATGTCACACGTTACTTATTATCTAAACAGGCAAAAAGCATTACTGGTACAGTACAAAGGATTAATGGTGGATGGTATTTATAA
- a CDS encoding DUF3388 domain-containing protein, whose translation MIQREKKEWYLEYNININREGLLGDVSSLLGMMGINIGAINGIDKSIRAFIIKSDNHEKVKRFETLLKEIDDISLRVLREPELKDRLAVRHGRFVKQDKHNKKIFRFERDDLGLLVDFMAEIFKEDGHKLIGIRGMPRVGKTESIVAGSVSAHKKWLFISSTLIKQTVRSSLIKGEYDKNHVYIIDGAVTARERNPKHQQLVNEVMTLPSVKVVEHPDLFVETSDYIMDDFDYIIELRAEENQEIEYDEMKQKTVKSKNNLDFGDPFGGFGDGFGSF comes from the coding sequence ATGATACAAAGGGAAAAAAAAGAGTGGTATTTAGAATATAACATCAATATCAATCGCGAAGGTTTATTAGGTGATGTGTCAAGTTTATTAGGTATGATGGGAATTAATATCGGTGCAATTAATGGTATCGATAAATCGATAAGAGCTTTTATAATCAAGTCAGATAATCATGAAAAAGTCAAACGATTTGAGACATTACTAAAAGAAATTGATGATATTTCATTGCGTGTTTTACGTGAACCTGAACTAAAAGATCGTCTTGCAGTTAGACATGGTCGTTTTGTAAAGCAAGATAAACATAATAAAAAAATTTTTCGTTTTGAACGGGATGATTTAGGATTATTAGTTGATTTTATGGCTGAGATTTTCAAAGAGGATGGCCATAAATTAATTGGCATACGAGGAATGCCACGTGTCGGTAAAACGGAATCAATTGTTGCAGGCAGTGTCTCAGCGCATAAAAAATGGTTGTTTATTAGTTCGACGCTTATTAAACAAACAGTCAGAAGTTCGCTGATTAAGGGAGAATATGATAAAAACCACGTTTATATTATTGACGGAGCAGTTACTGCACGTGAACGAAATCCAAAGCATCAACAACTTGTTAATGAAGTAATGACACTGCCTTCAGTCAAAGTAGTTGAACATCCAGATTTGTTTGTTGAGACGAGTGATTATATTATGGATGATTTTGATTATATTATTGAGTTAAGGGCTGAAGAAAACCAAGAAATTGAATACGATGAGATGAAACAAAAAACGGTAAAAAGTAAAAATAATCTAGATTTCGGTGACCCTTTTGGAGGGTTTGGAGATGGATTTGGATCGTTTTAG
- a CDS encoding helix-turn-helix domain-containing protein — protein MKLIGEVLKGKRERLGMTLNELEKRTHIQRHVLMSIEKNEFEILNHPEYVRGFIKKYAQVVNTDSQHLLEQHQEELPAIHKSAQEALVQLSNQSTLTNQTEDNQAKQLSLILIIFFVVTAVFWGLLTFML, from the coding sequence TTGAAGTTAATTGGCGAAGTTTTAAAAGGAAAAAGGGAACGACTAGGAATGACACTTAATGAACTGGAAAAACGTACGCATATTCAAAGGCACGTGCTTATGAGTATCGAAAAAAATGAATTTGAAATATTGAATCATCCTGAATATGTCCGAGGATTTATTAAAAAATATGCACAAGTCGTTAACACAGACAGTCAGCATTTGTTAGAACAACATCAAGAAGAGCTTCCCGCTATTCATAAAAGTGCACAAGAAGCGTTAGTGCAATTGTCAAATCAAAGTACATTAACGAATCAAACTGAAGACAATCAAGCTAAACAATTAAGTTTAATTTTAATTATCTTTTTTGTAGTAACAGCAGTATTTTGGGGGCTACTCACATTTATGTTATAA